From a single Sphingobium lignivorans genomic region:
- a CDS encoding TspO/MBR family protein has product MNEIASRGQLRLSYLRWALVTVPTIMFLGVVSGYVSGSGYGNRWFAALDKPDVTPPGWVFGTVWPLLYLLMGLALAMVLHARGARGRGIAITLFLVQLACNLAWSPLFFGAHEATLAFYLILVILALAVVTTLLFGRVRTLAAWLMVPYLVWLSFASILAYQIDRANPDAESLVPPGVRTQI; this is encoded by the coding sequence GTGAACGAAATAGCCTCGCGAGGACAGCTTCGCCTTTCCTATCTCCGCTGGGCACTGGTCACCGTGCCCACCATCATGTTCCTGGGCGTGGTCTCGGGCTATGTCTCCGGCAGCGGCTACGGCAATCGCTGGTTCGCCGCGCTGGACAAGCCGGACGTCACGCCGCCGGGCTGGGTGTTCGGCACCGTCTGGCCGCTGCTCTACCTGCTCATGGGCCTCGCGCTGGCGATGGTGCTCCATGCGCGCGGCGCGCGGGGGCGGGGCATCGCGATCACATTGTTCCTCGTCCAGCTCGCCTGCAACCTCGCCTGGTCGCCGCTGTTCTTCGGCGCGCACGAAGCAACGCTGGCTTTCTATCTCATCCTCGTGATCCTCGCGCTGGCGGTGGTCACGACGCTGCTGTTCGGCCGCGTGCGGACGCTGGCGGCCTGGCTGATGGTGCCCTATCTCGTCTGGCTATCCTTCGCGAGCATACTCGCCTACCAGATCGACCGCGCAAATCCTGACGCGGAAAGCCTTGTGCCGCCCGGTGTGCGTACCCAAATCTGA
- a CDS encoding amidohydrolase family protein translates to MFFHSGSTWQEIDLWVNKFDVPAIEAIRAATYWPAVAMKADKDYGTVTEGKYADIIAVKGDVLNQVALLQRVDIVVKHGKQVK, encoded by the coding sequence ATGTTCTTCCACTCAGGCAGCACCTGGCAGGAAATCGACCTGTGGGTGAACAAGTTCGACGTGCCGGCCATCGAGGCCATCCGCGCCGCCACTTACTGGCCCGCCGTGGCGATGAAGGCGGACAAGGACTACGGCACTGTCACCGAGGGGAAATATGCGGACATTATCGCGGTGAAAGGCGATGTGCTCAATCAGGTGGCGCTGCTCCAGCGCGTCGACATCGTGGTGAAGCACGGGAAGCAAGTGAAGTAA
- a CDS encoding amidohydrolase family protein: protein MVRFIVAAAALLLAQIIPGMAARAETLALVGGTLVDGTLKAPIRNSVILVENERIVAVGTVDTLAVPADAKRISTEGMTVLPGLWDMHVHLMLTGHSVYEHWQKTYPDQFRDVIMPASAKQLLMAGITGARDLGAALEDSIAVRDAIKAGKIPGPTLFVSGPFIQKKPYPGTERYRWGVSSPEDARAKIRRIAKAGVDLVKLIDVDEMSEGRDHGDRRRGPCPWPAGGGPCPSPRGNPPWPESGRRRFRAYRPWRSARIPQRRDGHAGGAHGAQRRARPAVLDAHRRDPQQLSRLDQQSRVRGRRGVA from the coding sequence ATGGTCCGATTCATTGTCGCGGCAGCCGCGCTGCTGCTTGCGCAGATCATTCCGGGCATGGCCGCGCGGGCGGAGACGCTGGCGCTGGTCGGCGGGACGCTGGTGGACGGCACGCTCAAGGCGCCGATCCGCAACAGCGTGATTCTTGTCGAGAACGAGCGGATCGTGGCGGTGGGTACGGTCGACACGCTGGCGGTGCCGGCGGACGCGAAGCGGATCTCCACCGAAGGCATGACCGTGCTGCCGGGCCTGTGGGACATGCATGTCCACCTGATGCTGACCGGCCATTCGGTCTATGAGCATTGGCAGAAGACCTATCCCGACCAGTTCCGCGACGTCATCATGCCCGCCAGCGCCAAGCAGCTGCTCATGGCCGGCATCACCGGCGCACGCGATCTGGGGGCGGCGCTGGAGGACAGCATCGCGGTGCGCGACGCGATCAAGGCCGGCAAGATCCCGGGGCCGACGCTGTTCGTCTCCGGCCCGTTCATCCAGAAGAAGCCTTATCCCGGCACCGAGCGCTATCGCTGGGGCGTCTCCTCACCCGAGGATGCCCGCGCGAAGATCCGGCGGATCGCCAAGGCGGGCGTCGATCTGGTCAAGCTGATCGACGTGGACGAGATGAGCGAGGGCCGAGATCACGGCGATCGTCGACGAGGCCCATGCCCATGGCCTGCAGGTGGTGGCCCATGCCCATCGCCCCGAGGAAATCCGCCTTGGCCTGAAAGCGGGCGTCGACGATTTCGAGCATACCGGCCTTGGCGCAGCGCCCGAATTCCCCAAAGACGTGATGGACATGCTGGTGGAGCGCACGGGGCGCAGCGGCGCGCTCGGCCCGCTGTTCTGGACGCCCACCGTCGCGATCCTCAACAACTATCCCGACTGGATCAACAATCCCGAGTTCGTGGACGGCGAGGCGTGGCATGA
- a CDS encoding alkaline phosphatase family protein: protein MLAGFLTGTMLALSVPTSAQPAPAPVSAPAATPAKPPRLLVVISVDQFSADVFAAHRASWTGGLARLTQGAVFPKGYQSHAATETCPGHSTILTGNRPGHTGIVANDWIDQSVARADKTVYCSEDPAQPGSSSRDYVASVQFLRVPTLGDYMKTANPASKVVSVAGKDRAAIMMGGRKLDQIWWWGADGFTSYKGTAVTPLVQRVNAGVKMLIDQDRPAMDIPDQCRAVDRPVQVTPTVSVGAGHFARKAGDIRAFRASPEYDAAVLALGASLLEDQKLGRGDATDLLILGLSATDYIGHSFGTRGAEMCLQMDSLDRELGAFFDRLDAAGIDYMVALTADHGGQDLPERQREQAASDAARVQPSLYPKAVSAALAAKTGLTGDLILGTGPFGDVYVNRSLTPAQQAQVLKEARAFYLAHPQVETVFTRAELAAAPEPSGPPESWSLLTMAKASFDPQRSGDLVVLLKPRVTPIADGGAGYVATHGSPWDYDRRVPMLFWRKDMVHMEQPLGVETVDILPTLAAQIGLALPATGIDGKCLDLDATAASSCPAR, encoded by the coding sequence ATGCTCGCGGGCTTTCTCACAGGCACCATGCTGGCCCTATCGGTGCCGACAAGCGCCCAGCCCGCCCCTGCCCCCGTTTCCGCGCCCGCCGCGACGCCCGCCAAACCGCCCCGGCTGCTGGTGGTGATTTCCGTCGACCAGTTCTCGGCAGACGTCTTCGCGGCCCATCGCGCTTCATGGACCGGCGGCCTTGCCCGGCTGACGCAGGGCGCCGTCTTCCCCAAGGGCTATCAGAGCCACGCCGCGACGGAGACCTGCCCCGGCCACTCGACGATCCTCACCGGCAATCGCCCGGGCCATACCGGCATCGTCGCCAATGACTGGATCGACCAGTCCGTCGCCCGGGCGGACAAGACGGTCTATTGCTCGGAGGATCCCGCGCAACCCGGCAGCAGCTCGCGCGATTATGTCGCGTCGGTCCAGTTCCTGCGCGTGCCCACGCTCGGCGATTACATGAAGACTGCCAATCCCGCCTCGAAGGTCGTGTCCGTCGCGGGCAAGGACCGCGCGGCGATCATGATGGGCGGGCGCAAGCTCGATCAGATCTGGTGGTGGGGCGCGGATGGGTTCACCAGCTACAAGGGCACGGCGGTGACGCCGCTGGTGCAGCGCGTGAATGCGGGCGTGAAGATGCTGATCGATCAGGATCGCCCCGCCATGGACATCCCCGATCAGTGCCGCGCGGTGGATCGGCCCGTGCAGGTGACGCCGACCGTCTCCGTGGGCGCCGGCCATTTCGCGCGCAAGGCAGGCGACATCCGCGCTTTCCGCGCCTCGCCGGAATATGACGCGGCAGTGCTCGCGCTCGGCGCCAGCCTGCTGGAGGACCAGAAGCTGGGCCGGGGCGATGCGACGGACCTGCTCATCCTCGGCCTCTCCGCCACCGATTATATCGGCCACAGCTTTGGCACGCGCGGCGCGGAAATGTGCCTGCAGATGGACAGCCTCGATCGCGAGCTGGGCGCTTTCTTCGACCGGCTGGATGCCGCGGGGATCGATTATATGGTCGCGCTCACGGCCGATCATGGCGGGCAGGACCTGCCCGAGCGGCAGCGCGAACAGGCAGCGAGCGATGCCGCGCGCGTGCAGCCGTCGCTTTACCCCAAGGCGGTCAGCGCGGCGCTGGCGGCGAAGACCGGCCTCACCGGCGATCTCATCCTCGGCACCGGCCCCTTTGGTGACGTCTACGTCAACCGCAGCCTCACGCCCGCACAGCAGGCGCAGGTGCTCAAGGAAGCGCGCGCTTTCTACCTCGCCCATCCGCAGGTCGAGACCGTGTTCACCCGCGCCGAGCTGGCCGCTGCGCCAGAGCCGTCCGGCCCGCCGGAAAGCTGGAGCCTGCTCACCATGGCGAAGGCGAGCTTCGATCCGCAGCGCTCGGGCGATCTTGTCGTGCTGCTCAAGCCCCGCGTCACGCCCATCGCGGATGGCGGCGCGGGCTATGTCGCCACGCATGGCAGCCCGTGGGACTATGACCGTCGCGTGCCGATGCTGTTCTGGCGCAAGGACATGGTGCACATGGAGCAGCCGCTCGGCGTCGAAACGGTGGACATCCTCCCCACCCTCGCCGCGCAGATCGGCCTCGCCCTGCCCGCGACCGGCATCGACGGCAAATGCCTCGATCTGGATGCCACCGCCGCGAGCAGCTGCCCCGCCCGGTAA
- a CDS encoding nuclear transport factor 2 family protein: MQAASAEYRSALDAVCDFYAEPMDMRFFGVVLRSREDMKRFYGFLHAHVLESVRVLNFAASDTLTAVDAIVRVEGISDLDRTTLDANGAPGLFPIRKGEVQEMRQFIFYTLREGKIANVECALMPSG; the protein is encoded by the coding sequence TTGCAGGCCGCCAGCGCTGAATATCGATCAGCCCTGGACGCGGTCTGTGATTTCTATGCCGAGCCCATGGACATGCGGTTCTTCGGCGTCGTGCTGCGCTCCCGGGAGGATATGAAGCGCTTTTACGGCTTCCTTCATGCCCATGTGCTGGAGAGCGTGCGCGTCCTCAATTTCGCGGCAAGCGACACGCTCACCGCCGTCGATGCGATCGTCCGGGTGGAAGGCATCAGCGATCTCGACCGCACAACGCTCGATGCGAACGGCGCGCCGGGGCTCTTCCCCATTCGCAAGGGCGAAGTGCAGGAGATGCGGCAATTCATCTTCTACACGCTGCGCGAGGGGAAGATCGCCAATGTGGAATGCGCGCTCATGCCGTCCGGCTGA
- a CDS encoding SDR family oxidoreductase, with translation MTSQGRIVITGASGQYGRLATDLLIAQGLADRLILITRSPARLADRVAQGCTVRYGDYDKPETLADAVRDAEKMLLISGTRVGARVVQHEAAIDAATAAGVRHILYTSFIGIDDPANPAEVRHDHIETERLMRASGMAWTALRDAHYADAMLLMAGPGMMATGKWVSNAGDGREAMVWRDDCVACAVAVLTTPGHENKVYNITGPALQTFDEVAALVREITGRPLEHVKVDDEGQYALFDAMGIPRRPVDDQYVKGIPWNSDDMVTFGRAIREGFLEICTDDVERLTGRKARSVRQMIEENREMLQAAADNAAQPA, from the coding sequence ATGACCAGCCAGGGCCGCATCGTCATTACCGGAGCCTCGGGCCAATATGGACGGCTCGCCACGGACCTGCTGATCGCGCAGGGGCTGGCGGACCGGCTCATCCTCATCACCCGCAGCCCCGCCCGCCTCGCCGATCGCGTCGCGCAGGGCTGCACGGTGCGCTATGGCGACTATGACAAGCCGGAGACGCTGGCCGATGCCGTCCGGGACGCAGAGAAGATGCTGCTCATTTCCGGCACGCGGGTCGGCGCGCGCGTCGTCCAGCACGAGGCGGCGATCGATGCGGCGACGGCGGCCGGTGTCCGGCACATTCTCTACACCAGCTTCATCGGCATCGACGATCCCGCCAATCCCGCCGAGGTGCGGCACGACCATATCGAGACGGAGCGGCTCATGCGCGCGTCCGGCATGGCATGGACGGCATTGCGGGACGCCCATTATGCCGATGCCATGCTGCTCATGGCGGGCCCGGGGATGATGGCCACCGGCAAATGGGTGAGCAATGCCGGAGACGGGCGCGAGGCGATGGTCTGGCGGGATGATTGCGTGGCCTGCGCGGTCGCCGTGCTCACGACGCCGGGCCATGAGAACAAGGTCTACAACATCACCGGGCCGGCGCTTCAGACCTTCGACGAGGTCGCCGCGCTGGTGCGGGAGATCACCGGCCGTCCGCTCGAGCATGTGAAGGTGGACGATGAAGGCCAATATGCCCTTTTCGATGCCATGGGCATTCCGCGCCGCCCGGTCGACGACCAGTATGTGAAGGGCATTCCCTGGAATAGCGACGACATGGTGACCTTCGGCCGCGCCATTCGCGAGGGTTTCCTGGAGATCTGCACGGACGACGTCGAGAGGCTCACCGGTCGCAAGGCGCGCTCCGTGCGCCAGATGATCGAGGAGAACCGCGAGATGCTGCAGGCGGCGGCGGACAATGCGGCCCAGCCCGCATGA
- a CDS encoding accessory factor UbiK family protein, whose protein sequence is MQSENRFFDDLSRIINGAAGTVAGMTREFEGNARERAREWIGGLDFVSREEFDAVKQMAAEAREQVAQLEARLAALEGKAPAAPAAAAQAKPRARAARKPD, encoded by the coding sequence ATGCAGAGCGAGAACCGTTTTTTCGACGACCTCTCAAGGATCATCAACGGGGCCGCGGGCACGGTCGCGGGCATGACCCGCGAGTTTGAAGGCAATGCCCGCGAGCGCGCGCGCGAATGGATCGGCGGGCTGGATTTCGTCAGCCGCGAGGAATTCGATGCCGTGAAGCAGATGGCTGCCGAGGCGCGCGAGCAGGTCGCGCAGCTCGAGGCCCGGCTGGCCGCGCTCGAGGGCAAGGCGCCGGCCGCGCCTGCCGCCGCAGCGCAGGCCAAGCCCCGCGCCCGGGCCGCCCGGAAGCCGGACTGA
- a CDS encoding pyrroline-5-carboxylate reductase family protein has product MAKPDADAGWPARLLLIGCGNMAGAMLARWLELGLPAERVTVVRPSGRPVAPGVTVVTQVEGPLEPGTVVMLAFKPQQLGAVAPGLTGLIGPETVLLSILAGVPAARLRSAFPQAGAILRCMPNLPVRIGKGVSTLYGEPGMPDGVWAQADALCRALGLVEWLEDEALFDTATALAGCGPAFVYRFIDALSTAGAELGLAPDMAARMALATMEGAALSAASSDVAPAAMADAVASKGGMTREGLNVLDEEDGLAPLIARTVRAARDRGAALAAASQQAD; this is encoded by the coding sequence ATGGCGAAGCCTGACGCGGACGCCGGCTGGCCGGCGCGACTTCTGCTCATCGGTTGCGGGAACATGGCGGGCGCCATGCTGGCCCGCTGGCTGGAACTTGGCCTGCCGGCGGAGCGCGTGACCGTCGTCCGCCCGAGCGGCCGGCCCGTCGCGCCGGGCGTAACCGTCGTCACGCAGGTCGAAGGGCCACTGGAGCCCGGCACGGTGGTGATGCTGGCCTTCAAGCCGCAGCAGCTCGGCGCGGTCGCGCCCGGGCTGACCGGACTGATCGGCCCCGAGACCGTGCTTCTTTCCATCCTCGCCGGCGTTCCCGCCGCGCGGTTGCGCAGCGCCTTTCCGCAAGCAGGCGCGATCCTGCGCTGCATGCCCAATCTGCCGGTGCGCATCGGCAAGGGCGTCTCCACGCTCTATGGCGAGCCGGGCATGCCGGACGGCGTGTGGGCGCAGGCCGATGCCCTGTGCCGCGCGCTGGGGCTGGTGGAATGGCTCGAGGACGAAGCGCTGTTCGATACGGCGACCGCGCTGGCCGGTTGCGGTCCCGCTTTCGTCTACCGGTTCATCGACGCGTTGAGCACGGCCGGCGCAGAGCTCGGCCTTGCGCCCGACATGGCGGCGCGCATGGCGCTCGCGACCATGGAAGGCGCCGCGCTGAGTGCCGCATCGAGTGACGTGGCACCCGCCGCGATGGCCGATGCGGTGGCCAGCAAGGGCGGCATGACCCGGGAAGGGCTGAACGTGCTGGACGAGGAGGACGGGCTTGCCCCGCTCATTGCCCGCACCGTGCGCGCGGCACGCGATCGCGGCGCAGCGCTGGCAGCGGCATCGCAGCAGGCGGACTAG
- a CDS encoding YbjN domain-containing protein has product MMDRDGFTIGEQEAEPIDMLAAYFEAHEWAFEHVGEDEIVARHRGSWTEYEVRAIWRDDDMVLQLLVLPDIRVADDKRIAICETIALINEQLWLGHFELWSASSTLLFRHGALLGPSGSLTLDQAQLLVESAIDECERFYPVFQFVLWGGKTPLEAMAASMIETHGEA; this is encoded by the coding sequence ATGATGGACCGGGACGGATTTACCATCGGCGAGCAGGAAGCCGAACCGATCGACATGCTCGCTGCCTATTTCGAAGCGCATGAATGGGCCTTCGAGCATGTCGGCGAGGACGAGATCGTGGCGCGCCACCGCGGGAGCTGGACCGAATATGAGGTCCGGGCGATCTGGCGGGACGACGACATGGTGCTCCAGCTGCTCGTCCTGCCCGACATCCGCGTGGCGGACGACAAGCGCATCGCCATTTGCGAGACCATCGCGCTCATCAACGAGCAGCTCTGGCTCGGCCATTTCGAACTCTGGTCGGCCAGCAGCACATTGCTGTTCCGCCATGGTGCGCTGCTGGGGCCGAGCGGATCGCTCACGCTGGATCAGGCGCAATTGCTGGTGGAAAGCGCGATCGACGAGTGCGAGCGCTTCTACCCCGTGTTCCAGTTCGTGCTGTGGGGCGGCAAGACCCCTCTCGAAGCGATGGCGGCAAGCATGATCGAGACGCATGGCGAAGCCTGA
- a CDS encoding MarR family winged helix-turn-helix transcriptional regulator, whose translation MTLPGSSPAASPLFLREEEIRRGIELLQFGHAALAEVMEPVLATHGLGRAHQRALYFIARRPDLSVSALIRLLGVTKQSLGRVLDELAERGFVEMAPGLRDRRQRLLRLTASGEAIERALFDAMRERVAAAYSAAGQGSVTGFWRVLENLLDADHQRMVAGLQIGA comes from the coding sequence ATGACGTTGCCCGGTTCCAGTCCCGCCGCCTCCCCCCTCTTCCTGCGCGAGGAGGAGATCCGGCGCGGCATCGAATTGCTGCAGTTCGGCCATGCCGCGCTGGCGGAGGTGATGGAGCCGGTGCTGGCGACCCACGGGCTCGGCCGGGCGCACCAGCGCGCGCTTTATTTCATTGCCCGCCGGCCCGATCTCAGCGTCTCCGCGCTGATCCGCCTGTTGGGGGTGACCAAGCAGTCGCTCGGGCGCGTGCTGGACGAGCTCGCCGAGCGCGGCTTCGTGGAGATGGCGCCCGGCCTGCGGGACCGGCGCCAGCGGCTGCTGCGCCTCACCGCGAGCGGCGAGGCGATCGAAAGAGCCCTGTTCGATGCCATGCGCGAGCGAGTCGCCGCGGCTTATTCCGCCGCCGGACAGGGCTCCGTGACCGGCTTCTGGCGCGTGCTCGAAAACCTGCTCGATGCCGATCATCAGCGGATGGTCGCGGGGCTCCAGATCGGCGCCTAG
- a CDS encoding TlyA family RNA methyltransferase, with amino-acid sequence MAKKRLDQLLVDRGLAESRTRAQALIMAGNVLVGDKPVDKAGQAVAEDAAITLRGRDHPWVSRGGLKLAHALAHFALDVSGRVAMDVGSSTGGFTDVLLTNGAARVYAIDSGTNQLAWKLRQDPRVVVHEQTSARILTEAHVPEPIDIIVCDASFISLAKVLERPLGFAAPGALLVALIKPQFEAGRADVGKGGVVRDPAIHARVCDDVRSWLAAQPGWQVIGITPSPITGPEGNVEFLIAAQRATT; translated from the coding sequence ATGGCGAAGAAACGGCTCGACCAGCTGCTGGTGGACCGCGGGCTGGCGGAGAGCCGCACCCGCGCGCAGGCGCTCATCATGGCCGGCAATGTGCTGGTGGGCGACAAGCCGGTCGACAAGGCGGGGCAGGCGGTGGCCGAGGATGCCGCGATCACCCTGCGCGGGCGCGATCATCCATGGGTCTCGCGCGGGGGGCTGAAGCTCGCCCATGCGCTGGCGCATTTTGCGCTCGACGTGAGCGGCCGCGTGGCCATGGACGTGGGCAGCTCCACCGGCGGCTTCACCGACGTGCTGCTGACGAACGGGGCGGCGCGGGTCTATGCGATCGACAGCGGCACCAACCAGCTCGCCTGGAAGCTGCGGCAGGACCCGCGCGTCGTCGTCCATGAGCAGACGAGCGCCCGCATCCTCACCGAGGCCCATGTGCCCGAGCCGATCGACATCATCGTGTGCGATGCGAGCTTCATCAGCCTTGCCAAGGTGCTGGAGCGTCCGCTCGGCTTCGCGGCGCCCGGCGCGCTGCTGGTGGCACTCATCAAGCCCCAGTTCGAGGCGGGGCGCGCCGATGTCGGCAAGGGCGGCGTGGTGCGCGACCCGGCGATCCATGCGCGCGTGTGCGATGATGTGCGCAGCTGGCTCGCCGCGCAGCCGGGCTGGCAGGTGATCGGCATCACCCCGAGCCCCATCACCGGGCCGGAAGGCAATGTGGAATTTCTCATCGCGGCACAGCGCGCCACGACCTGA
- a CDS encoding protein-disulfide reductase DsbD family protein — protein sequence MDRSMDLPLRLLNGLLMAACLLLAALASASGAHAQAGGAFAQNGTPHIRASLAAETPTPAAGETVTLAIVMRPDKGWHGYWENPGDAGAGMRVAWDLPEGVKAGSFRYPVPERLLIAGLMNHVYEHDYAVLLDVTLPAGLAKGTRLPIRGKAQWLACTDSICVPEQGEIATTLTIGDGAIRPGDRALFDGFRAALPRPLDQQASYAAQDGRIAIAVPYPAAAPVSEPWFFAQTPQRVRYAEPQRARRMGDALVIEMQASDGAATDGVIEGVLAISPGVALQIRAAPGTVPSGGAWVDGGGDMAASGGLSLAGVLLALGGAFLGGLVLNIMPCVFPILSLKAISLAKAGGDQRQARGEALAYTAGILLTCLALGALMLAIRAGGAQIGWAFQLQDPRVIALLLVLMVAITLNLAGAFEIGTIGVGQGKAGQGGHVGAFWTGILAAFVATPCTGPFMGAAMGAALVLPWPLALTVFAGLGLGLATPFIAIAFVPALRRLMPRPGGWMTRFRRIMAVPMGLTALGLAWLLSRQLGTGGIALGAALALVTVVLLVLLGRRQRLGHVTPRAAGALALVLLGTAAIAAPPLVRSDRPATGAALAGEPFNAARLAALRAEKRPVFLYFTADWCLTCKVNEANAIDRAEVRRAFERGNVAVMVGDWTNADPAISRFLEEHGRSGVPLYLHYAPGAAQPAALPQVLTPAMLTALVKN from the coding sequence ATGGATCGCTCCATGGACCTTCCCTTGCGCCTGCTCAATGGCCTTTTGATGGCTGCCTGCCTGCTGCTGGCGGCGCTGGCGAGCGCCTCGGGCGCCCATGCCCAGGCGGGCGGCGCCTTCGCGCAGAACGGCACGCCGCATATCCGCGCATCGCTGGCGGCCGAGACGCCGACGCCGGCGGCGGGCGAAACGGTGACGCTCGCCATCGTCATGCGCCCGGACAAGGGCTGGCACGGATATTGGGAGAATCCGGGGGATGCAGGCGCGGGCATGCGCGTGGCATGGGACCTGCCCGAAGGCGTGAAGGCGGGGTCGTTCCGCTATCCGGTGCCGGAGCGGCTGCTGATCGCGGGCCTCATGAACCATGTCTACGAGCATGACTATGCGGTGCTGCTCGACGTCACCCTGCCGGCCGGTCTGGCGAAGGGGACAAGGCTGCCCATTCGCGGCAAGGCGCAATGGCTGGCCTGCACGGACAGCATCTGCGTGCCCGAGCAAGGCGAGATCGCGACCACGCTGACCATTGGCGACGGCGCGATCCGGCCCGGGGACCGGGCGCTGTTCGACGGTTTCCGCGCGGCGCTGCCTCGGCCGCTCGACCAGCAGGCGAGCTATGCGGCGCAGGACGGGCGCATCGCCATCGCTGTGCCTTATCCCGCCGCCGCGCCGGTGAGCGAGCCGTGGTTCTTTGCACAGACACCGCAGCGCGTGCGCTATGCCGAGCCCCAGCGGGCGCGGCGGATGGGCGATGCGCTGGTGATCGAGATGCAGGCAAGCGACGGCGCGGCGACGGACGGCGTGATCGAGGGCGTGCTGGCGATCTCGCCAGGCGTTGCGCTGCAGATTCGCGCGGCGCCGGGAACGGTGCCGTCCGGCGGGGCCTGGGTCGACGGTGGCGGCGATATGGCAGCCAGCGGGGGCCTCAGTCTGGCCGGCGTGCTGCTGGCGCTGGGCGGGGCCTTCCTCGGCGGGCTCGTCCTCAACATCATGCCCTGCGTCTTCCCGATCCTGAGCCTCAAGGCGATCAGTCTCGCGAAAGCCGGGGGTGACCAGCGGCAGGCGCGCGGGGAAGCGCTGGCCTATACCGCCGGCATCCTGCTCACCTGCCTTGCGCTGGGCGCGCTGATGCTGGCCATTCGCGCGGGCGGCGCGCAGATCGGCTGGGCGTTCCAGCTCCAGGACCCGCGCGTCATTGCGCTGCTGCTGGTGCTGATGGTGGCGATCACGCTCAATCTGGCCGGCGCCTTCGAGATCGGCACCATCGGCGTGGGACAGGGCAAGGCTGGGCAGGGCGGCCATGTCGGCGCGTTCTGGACCGGCATCCTCGCCGCCTTCGTCGCCACGCCCTGCACCGGGCCCTTCATGGGCGCGGCCATGGGCGCCGCGCTGGTGCTGCCCTGGCCGCTCGCGCTGACCGTCTTCGCCGGGCTGGGACTGGGCCTCGCCACGCCGTTCATCGCCATTGCCTTCGTTCCCGCGTTGCGCCGGCTGATGCCGCGCCCGGGCGGCTGGATGACGCGCTTCCGCAGGATCATGGCCGTGCCGATGGGGCTGACGGCGCTGGGGCTGGCGTGGCTGCTCTCGCGCCAGCTCGGGACGGGCGGCATCGCGCTCGGCGCGGCGCTGGCGCTGGTGACCGTCGTTCTGCTCGTGCTGCTCGGCCGCCGCCAGCGACTGGGCCATGTCACGCCCCGGGCGGCGGGCGCGCTGGCGCTGGTGCTGCTGGGCACGGCAGCGATCGCCGCGCCGCCGCTGGTGCGCTCGGACCGGCCGGCCACGGGCGCGGCGCTGGCGGGAGAACCCTTCAATGCCGCGCGCCTTGCCGCGCTGCGGGCGGAGAAGCGCCCGGTCTTCCTCTATTTCACGGCGGACTGGTGCCTCACCTGCAAGGTGAACGAAGCCAACGCCATCGACCGGGCCGAGGTGCGCCGCGCCTTCGAGCGGGGCAATGTGGCCGTGATGGTGGGCGACTGGACCAATGCGGACCCCGCCATCAGCCGCTTCCTGGAGGAGCACGGGCGCTCGGGCGTGCCGCTCTACCTTCATTATGCGCCGGGCGCCGCGCAGCCGGCCGCGCTGCCGCAAGTGCTGACGCCCGCCATGCTCACCGCCCTCGTGAAGAACTGA
- a CDS encoding ATP-binding cassette domain-containing protein: MMLTVTRLSRSYRRKAVLAGVSAHFPVGLSLLVGPSGAGKSTLLRLIATAEKPDGGVIGWEGVPLPRARAALRRTLGYAPQAVDLPEELTGREFAMHMAALKGLDLRTADAQFGAITDRIGLHADINGRIATYSGGMRRRLVFAQALLGTPRLLVLDEPTAELDAETAHHVGLLILERAQEACVIMTTHLADALAPQAVQVLRVEAGKMTAAS, encoded by the coding sequence ATGATGCTGACCGTCACCCGATTGTCCCGATCCTACCGCCGCAAGGCGGTGCTGGCTGGCGTGTCCGCGCATTTCCCGGTCGGCCTTTCGCTGCTTGTCGGGCCGAGCGGCGCGGGCAAGTCCACGCTGCTGCGCCTCATCGCCACGGCGGAAAAGCCCGATGGCGGGGTGATCGGATGGGAAGGCGTGCCGCTTCCCCGCGCCCGCGCGGCCCTGCGCCGGACGCTCGGCTATGCGCCGCAGGCCGTCGACCTGCCCGAGGAACTCACCGGCCGCGAGTTCGCCATGCACATGGCGGCGCTCAAGGGGCTCGATCTGCGGACCGCCGATGCGCAGTTCGGTGCCATCACCGATCGCATCGGCCTTCATGCGGACATCAACGGGCGGATCGCCACTTATTCGGGCGGGATGCGTCGGCGGCTGGTCTTCGCGCAGGCGCTGCTCGGCACGCCGCGCCTGCTGGTGCTTGACGAGCCGACGGCCGAGCTGGATGCGGAGACCGCGCATCATGTCGGCCTGCTCATTCTCGAGCGCGCGCAGGAGGCTTGCGTCATCATGACGACGCATCTGGCCGATGCGCTGGCGCCGCAGGCCGTGCAGGTGCTGCGGGTCGAGGCGGGCAAGATGACTGCCGCGTCATGA